The Takifugu rubripes chromosome 3, fTakRub1.2, whole genome shotgun sequence genome contains a region encoding:
- the LOC115249138 gene encoding tubulin alpha-1C chain-like, producing MRECISIHVGQAGVQIGNACWELYCLEHGIQPDGRMPSDKTIGGGDDSFNTFFSETGAGKHVPRAVFVDLEPSVIDEVRSGTYRQLFHPEQLITGKEDAANNYARGHYTVGKELIDVVLDRIRKLSDQCTGLQGFLVFHSFGGGTGSGFTSLLMERLSVDYGKKSKLEFSVYPAPQVSTAVVEPYNSILTTHTTLEHSDCAFMVDNEAIYDICRRNLDIERPTYTNLNRLISQIVSSITASLRFDGALNVDLTEFQTNLVPYPRIHFPLATYAPVISAEKAYHEQLTVSEITNACFEPANQLVKCDPRHGKYMACCLLYRGDVVPKDVNAAIATIKTKRTIQFVDWCPTGFKVGINYQPPTVVPGGDLAKVQRAVCMLSNTTAIAEAWARLDHKFDLMYAKRAFVHWYVGEGMEEGEFSEAREDMAALEKDYEEVGTDSLGEEDEEGEEY from the exons ATG CGTGAGTGTATCTCTATCCATGTgggtcaggctggggtccaGATTggcaatgcatgctgggaactgTATTGCCTTGAGCATGGGATCCAGCCTGATGGAAGGATGCCCAGTGATAAAACAattggaggaggagatgattcTTTCAACACCTTCTTCAGTGAGACCGGGGCAGGAAAACACGTCCCCAGGGCTGTTTTTGTAGACCTGGAACCGTCTGTGATTG ATGAGGTGCGTTCGGGGACCTACCGCCAGCTGTTTCACCCTGAGCAGCTGATCACTGGCAAGGAGGATGCTGCCAACAACTACGCTCGTGGACACTACACTGTGGGCAAAGAGCTCATCGACGTAGTGCTGGACAGGATCCGCAAACTG TCTGACCAGTGCACCGGCCTTCAGGGCTTCCTGGTGTTCCACAGCTTTGGAGGTGGAACCGGCTCTGGTTTCACCTCCCTGCTGATGGAGCGTCTGTCCGTCGACTACGGCAAGAAGTCCAAGCTTGAGTTCTCGGTCTACCCGGCTCCCCAGGTGTCCACTGCTGTGGTGGAGCCCTACAACTCCATCCTGACCACCCACACCACCCTGGAACACTCAGACTGCGCCTTCATGGTCGACAACGAGGCCATCTACGACATCTGCCGTCGGAACCTCGATATCGAGCGTCCCACGTACACCAACCTGAACAGGCTGATCAGTCAGATCGTGTCCTCAATCACAGCTTCTCTGCGATTTGACGGTGCCCTCAACGTAGATCTGACAGAATTTCAGACCAACTTGGTGCCTTATCCTCGTATCCATTTCCCCCTGGCTACGTACGCCCCGGTCATCTCTGCTGAGAAAGCTTACCATGAGCAGTTGACCGTATCCGAAATCACCAACGCTTGTTTTGAGCCAGCCAACCAGTTGGTGAAATGTGACCCTCGCCACGGCAAGTACATGGCCTGCTGCCTTCTGTACCGTGGCGACGTGGTCCCCAAAGACGTGAATGCTGCCATTGCCACCATCAAAACAAAACGCACCATCCAGTTTGTGGACTGGTGCCCCACCGGTTTCAAGGTGGGCATCAACTACCAGCCCCCCACTGTTGTGCCTGGTGGAGATCTGGCCAAGGTCCAGAGGGCCGTGTGCATGCTCAGTAATACCACCGCCATCGCTGAGGCCTGGGCTCGTCTGGACCACAAGTTTGACCTGATGTACGCCAAACGGGCCTTTGTTCACTGGTACGTGGGTGAGGGCATGGAGGAGGGTGAGTTCTCTGAGGCCAGAGAGGACATGGCTGCTCTGGAGAAGGATTATGAGGAGGTGGGCACAGACAGCctgggagaggaggatgaagagggagaggagtaTTAA
- the pym1 gene encoding partner of Y14 and mago — MATPYVTDESGKYIAATQRPDGTWRKPRRVKDGYVPQEEVPVYENKYVKFFKSKPDLPPGMNASDAAPAKQQQKIPGCGECETANLSKSAKRNMKRKEKRKQQQHPHEDGDVDSLSSAVEDVTISEGGGSADKMAAAVTSACPDESEAAAEKAKKIKNLKKKLRQIEELQQKMDSGEIKEPTKDQLEKLGRAETLQAELQQLEAD; from the exons ATGGCAACCCCCTATGTGACAGATGAATCCG GGAAATACATTGCTGCTACTCAGCGTCCTGATGGAACATGGAGGAAACCAAGGCGGGTAAAAGATGGTTATGTCCCCCAGGAGGAAGTTCCAGT TTACGAAAACAAATATGTGAAGTTTTTTAAGAGCAAACCAGACCTGCCACCTGGAATGAATGCGTCTGATGCCGCTCCAgcgaaacagcagcagaagatccCCGGCTGTGGTGAATGCGAGACGGCCAATCTCTCAAAGTCTGCCAAACGCAACATGAAACGAAAAGAAAAacgaaagcagcagcagcacccccaTGAGGACGGGGACGTGGACTCTCTCAGCTCTGCCGTTGAGGACGTCACCATTTCAGAGGGCGGCGGGTCTGCAGACAAGATGGCTGCGGCGGTGACCAGTGCTTGTCCCGATGagtctgaagcagcagctgaaaagGCAAAGAAGATTAAAAACCTAAAAAAGAAGCTGCGGCAAATCGAGGAGTTACAGCAGAAAATGGACTCGGGGGAAATAAAAGAGCCAACAAAGGATCAGTTGGAAAAGCTGGGCCGTGCAGAGACCCTACAGGCTGAGCTacagcagctggaggctgaTTAA
- the LOC101071411 gene encoding transmembrane protein 198-like has protein sequence MAASSLYITAEPGAGSAEVDTCTLEINSKYEVVTSIVCSAFFSLGFIYCFFGYRCFKMVMFFSGFTLSSAATLLLYHKEPILDSRLRTETKVGISLGMGVLCGLMTMLVSTIGLLLSGLQLGGLLSLALLVVIGQFHSLTPVWVPLGTTLVLSVVAAIFTLHWQKFFTVVYTSVFGAALMMLCVDYLLGTFVLPDQVHDMLCEVAPRPFCWFNWVIAGIWPLMSLVGAALQWRVTARGVTHTALHYKHKKYSKKHKYRESRRRHPAHRRRRPPPLKRYAGDVLAPSYLRRLQEHQMGTGSSTSSVSTITHTLIDFDFETGSMVPLTAASPAFTI, from the exons ATGGCAGCCAGTTCTCTCTACATTACTGCCGAGCCaggagctggttctgctgaggTGGACACATGCACCCTTGAGATTAATAGCAAGTATGAAGTCGTCACATCTATTGTCTGCTCTGCTTTCTTCTCGCTGGGTTTCATCTATTGCTTTTTTG GTTACCGCTGTTtcaagatggtgatgttcttttCTGGCTTCACCCTCAGCTCAGCTGCCACGCTTCTCTTGTACCATAAGGAGCCAATTTTGGACTCCCGGCTGCGCACAGAGACAAAAGTGGGCATCAGCCTGGGTATGGGAGTTCTCTGTGGGCTGATGACCATGCTGGTGTCCACTATAGGACTCCTCCTGAGTGGGCTGCAGCTGGGGGGCCTTCTCTCCCTCGCGCTCCTGGTGGTTATTGGACAGTTTCATAGCCTTACACCAGTGTGGGTGCCCCTTGGCACCACGCTGGTTCTCAGCGTTGTCGCTGCCATCTTCACGCTTCACTGGCAGAAGTTCTTCACTGTCGTCTACACATCTGTGTTTGGAGCCGCTCTCATGATGCTTTGTGTGGATTACCTGCTGGGGACGTTCGTGCTGCCGGATCAGGTGCATGACATGCTTTGTGAAGTTGCCCCACGCCCATTCTGCTGGTTTAACTGGGTGATCGCAGGAATATGGCCCCTTATGAGCCTTGTAGGAGCGGCGCTGCAATGGAGAGTGACTGCCAGGGGGgtaacacacacag CTTTACAttacaaacacaaaaaatattCCAAGAAACATAAATACAGAGAGTCAAGAAGAAGACATCCGGCACACCGTCGCCGCAGACCTCCACCATTAAAGCGCTACGCCGGCGATGTGCTGGCCCCG AGTTATCTCCGCAGGCTCCAGGAGCACCAGATGGGAACAGGCTCGTCCACCAGCAGCGTCAGCACCATCACGCACACTCTGATTGACTTTGACTTTGAGACCGGCTCCATGGTGCCTCTGACTGCAGCCTCACCCGCCTTTACAATCTGA